A single Cellulomonas sp. SLBN-39 DNA region contains:
- a CDS encoding FtsK/SpoIIIE domain-containing protein: MRLILSVTAEPGGAPLDVVVECPPGARVRDVARALGERVPTTRSRVVPHGSGHLGVVVADPGQGPTPVLWCHGRPLPEDAAVEASALRHGVVVGLDVDPGDAWPEPAGACEVRLASGEQAGRVHRLGVGRHTVGTGAAASVPVQGPDVPDVAVVLEVALDGSVTVEPAAEVVGALRPAPVRRRAPEGPIVVRAETPGAARTRRGGGRYARRLAEARRGLDATTEIDPEADRPLVHVDRVPLTRARAWEPGQSLVVGDVVLEVAEVTDPDASLSPSVSGATLDYNRPPRLLPPDRPTVFRLPVEPRPPERARFPLALLLMPVLMGAAMWWFTRSPYSLVIMALSPVMALANYFGSRGGDRQRHVEAVRTYVQRVARLEEQAFTALGEESAARRRELPDPASVLLFATGPRARLWERRRTDADWMLARVGTADLPSEVSLHDPAREEHERVLRWTAADVPVAVPLARAGVTGVVGPADERRRVAGWMLAQVVAAHSAADVAVHVLADADGAEAWGWVRWVPHARHGGGPVARVGVDEETTARRVSELLALVEERRAQAQQSSGFGGFSAPGAGVLPPPVLVVLDGARRFRLLPGLVTLLREGPRVGVHFLCLDEQERHLPEECQAVVAVDRAGTTVSVAGEEPVDGVRADLVPGAWFERLGRALAPITDISSEDLAATLPASSRLLDVLGLDPATPAAVAAGWAAGGRSTRAVIGESADGPFTVDVRADGPHGLVAGTTGSGKSELLQTLIASLAVANRPDEMTFVLVDYKGGAAFKDCARLPHTVGMVTDLDAHLTTRALESLAAELRRREHQLAAAGAKDIEDYLAARGPGDAPMPRLMIVIDEFAALVAELPDFVSGLVDIARRGRSLGVHLLLATQRPAGVVSAEIKSNTNLRIALRVTDRNDSQDVVESPVAAEIAPSLPGRAYARLGHSSLVAFQSSRVGGRPASAGGGVGVQVQPLTWATVGRPVPVPAAAAEDDVDVPTDLAALVTAVQDAARQSGVSAPAPPWLPALPDVVTRQDVLDQGGAALDAQPFALPFGLVDLPAQQRRDVALHDLTTAGNLAVVGAPRSGRSTVLRALAASVATRTSPRDVHVYGLDFGNNALLPLLGLPHTGAVVPRDQPDRVARLTRRLRAEISRRQQLLAEQSFADVTEQRAGSAPADRLPYLLVLLDRWEGFVQAFEDYDAGVLLDLWTQILQEGPGAGIKVVVSGDRSLLVGRVSTLTEDRVMLPMSDPGDYAAIGMTVRDVPATLPDGRAFRSQGTQEVQVALLDADPSGPAQVAALQRIGRDAAERHAADPSVPSADQVPFRIDPLPARITLAEAHALGGPALGPTAVPAGVGGDTLTLHGLDAFDHGPGVLVVGPRRSGRSTTLLTAATSALDRGWLVGVVAPRRSPLLDLVGRPGVVAHLTATMTKDEVAEALATLVPADRPTLLVVDDLELVGTDGALADGIVAHLGALRDQPGLVLAAGTADDLGTGYRGPAATMKKSRTGLVLAPSTANDGDLLGVRLPRSALGGTLPGRGLLVTAGALQLVQVPVP; encoded by the coding sequence GTGCGACTGATCCTCAGCGTGACCGCCGAGCCGGGCGGTGCGCCGCTCGACGTCGTCGTGGAGTGCCCGCCGGGTGCCCGCGTCCGTGACGTCGCCCGGGCGCTCGGCGAGCGCGTGCCGACGACCCGGTCCCGGGTGGTGCCGCACGGGTCGGGGCACCTGGGTGTCGTCGTCGCCGACCCCGGCCAGGGGCCGACCCCCGTGCTGTGGTGCCACGGCCGCCCGCTGCCCGAGGACGCGGCGGTCGAGGCGAGCGCGCTGCGGCACGGCGTCGTCGTCGGTCTGGACGTCGACCCCGGCGACGCGTGGCCGGAGCCGGCGGGTGCGTGCGAGGTGCGGCTCGCGTCGGGCGAGCAGGCAGGGCGCGTCCACCGCCTCGGCGTGGGACGCCACACCGTCGGCACCGGGGCCGCGGCGTCGGTGCCCGTGCAGGGACCGGACGTCCCCGACGTCGCGGTCGTGCTGGAGGTGGCCCTCGACGGTTCGGTGACCGTCGAGCCGGCCGCCGAGGTGGTCGGGGCCCTGCGTCCCGCCCCGGTCCGCCGGCGTGCCCCCGAGGGGCCGATCGTCGTGCGCGCCGAGACGCCGGGTGCCGCGCGCACGCGGCGCGGCGGAGGGCGGTACGCGCGCAGGCTCGCCGAGGCGCGGCGCGGGCTCGACGCGACCACGGAGATCGACCCCGAGGCCGACCGCCCGCTCGTGCACGTCGACCGGGTGCCGCTCACGCGGGCCCGTGCCTGGGAGCCGGGGCAGTCCCTGGTCGTCGGGGACGTCGTGCTCGAGGTCGCCGAGGTCACCGACCCCGACGCGTCCCTGTCGCCCAGCGTGTCCGGCGCGACCCTCGACTACAACCGCCCGCCGCGCCTGCTGCCGCCCGACCGGCCGACCGTGTTCCGCCTGCCCGTCGAGCCGCGGCCGCCCGAGCGGGCCCGGTTCCCGCTGGCGCTGCTGCTCATGCCGGTGCTCATGGGCGCCGCCATGTGGTGGTTCACGCGCTCGCCGTACTCGCTGGTGATCATGGCGCTGTCGCCGGTGATGGCGCTGGCCAACTACTTCGGCTCGCGCGGTGGCGACCGCCAGCGTCACGTCGAGGCCGTGCGCACGTACGTGCAGCGGGTCGCCCGCCTCGAGGAGCAGGCGTTCACCGCGCTCGGCGAGGAGAGCGCCGCCCGCCGGCGCGAGCTGCCCGACCCGGCGAGCGTGCTGCTGTTCGCCACCGGCCCCCGCGCGCGGCTGTGGGAGCGGCGGCGCACCGACGCCGACTGGATGCTCGCGCGCGTCGGCACGGCCGACCTGCCCAGCGAGGTCTCCCTGCACGACCCGGCGCGCGAGGAGCACGAGCGGGTGCTGCGCTGGACGGCCGCCGACGTGCCCGTGGCCGTGCCGCTGGCCCGCGCCGGCGTCACCGGGGTCGTGGGGCCGGCCGACGAGCGGCGGCGGGTCGCGGGCTGGATGCTCGCGCAGGTCGTCGCGGCGCACTCCGCGGCGGACGTCGCGGTGCACGTGCTGGCCGACGCCGACGGTGCGGAGGCGTGGGGGTGGGTCCGCTGGGTGCCGCACGCCCGGCACGGCGGCGGCCCGGTCGCGCGGGTCGGGGTCGACGAGGAGACGACCGCGCGCCGCGTGTCCGAGCTGCTCGCGCTCGTGGAGGAGCGCCGCGCGCAGGCGCAGCAGTCGTCGGGGTTCGGCGGCTTCTCCGCACCGGGCGCGGGCGTGCTGCCCCCGCCGGTGCTGGTCGTGCTCGACGGCGCCCGCCGGTTCCGCCTCCTGCCCGGGCTGGTGACGCTGCTGCGCGAGGGGCCGCGCGTCGGCGTGCACTTCCTGTGCCTGGACGAGCAGGAGCGGCACCTGCCCGAGGAGTGCCAGGCCGTCGTCGCGGTCGACCGGGCCGGCACCACAGTGTCGGTCGCGGGCGAGGAGCCGGTCGACGGGGTTCGCGCCGACCTGGTCCCGGGCGCCTGGTTCGAGCGTCTCGGGCGCGCGCTGGCGCCGATCACGGACATCAGCTCCGAGGACCTCGCGGCGACCCTGCCCGCGTCGTCGCGGCTGCTGGACGTGCTGGGCCTCGACCCGGCGACCCCCGCGGCCGTCGCCGCCGGCTGGGCCGCGGGCGGACGCTCGACCCGCGCCGTCATCGGCGAGTCCGCGGACGGGCCGTTCACGGTCGACGTGCGCGCGGACGGGCCGCACGGCCTGGTGGCCGGCACCACCGGCTCCGGCAAGTCCGAGCTGCTGCAGACCCTCATCGCCTCGCTCGCCGTGGCCAACCGGCCCGACGAGATGACGTTCGTGCTCGTCGACTACAAGGGCGGCGCCGCGTTCAAGGACTGCGCGCGCCTGCCGCACACGGTCGGCATGGTCACCGACCTCGACGCGCACCTGACGACCCGTGCGCTGGAGTCCCTGGCCGCCGAGCTGCGGCGCCGCGAGCACCAGCTCGCAGCGGCGGGCGCCAAGGACATCGAGGACTACCTGGCCGCCCGCGGGCCCGGTGACGCGCCGATGCCGCGGCTGATGATCGTCATCGACGAGTTCGCCGCGCTGGTGGCCGAGCTGCCGGACTTCGTCAGCGGCCTCGTCGACATCGCCCGCCGTGGGCGCTCGCTGGGCGTGCACCTGCTGCTCGCGACGCAGCGGCCCGCCGGCGTGGTCAGCGCCGAGATCAAGTCCAACACGAACCTGCGCATCGCCCTGCGCGTGACCGACCGCAACGACTCCCAGGACGTCGTGGAGTCGCCCGTCGCGGCGGAGATCGCCCCGAGCCTGCCCGGGCGCGCGTACGCACGTCTCGGCCACTCCAGCCTCGTCGCGTTCCAGTCCTCCCGGGTCGGCGGGCGCCCCGCGTCGGCAGGAGGAGGAGTCGGGGTGCAGGTGCAGCCCCTCACGTGGGCCACCGTGGGCCGGCCGGTGCCCGTGCCGGCCGCGGCCGCGGAGGACGACGTCGACGTGCCGACCGACCTGGCGGCGCTCGTCACGGCCGTGCAGGACGCCGCCCGGCAGTCCGGGGTGAGCGCACCGGCACCGCCGTGGCTGCCGGCGCTGCCGGACGTCGTGACCCGTCAGGACGTGCTCGACCAGGGTGGTGCCGCGCTCGACGCCCAGCCGTTCGCGCTGCCGTTCGGCCTCGTCGACCTGCCGGCGCAGCAGCGGCGCGACGTCGCGCTGCACGACCTGACCACGGCCGGCAACCTCGCGGTGGTCGGCGCCCCGCGGTCCGGGCGGTCGACGGTGCTGCGCGCGCTCGCGGCCTCGGTCGCGACCCGCACGTCCCCGCGGGACGTGCACGTCTACGGGCTGGACTTCGGCAACAACGCCCTGCTGCCCCTGCTGGGCCTGCCGCACACCGGCGCCGTGGTGCCCCGCGACCAGCCCGACCGGGTCGCCCGCCTGACCCGACGGCTGCGCGCGGAGATCTCCCGGCGCCAGCAGCTGCTGGCCGAGCAGTCGTTCGCGGACGTCACCGAGCAGCGCGCGGGCAGCGCCCCCGCCGACCGGCTGCCGTACCTGCTGGTGCTGCTCGACCGCTGGGAGGGCTTCGTGCAGGCCTTCGAGGACTACGACGCGGGTGTGCTGCTGGACCTGTGGACGCAGATCCTGCAGGAGGGGCCGGGCGCCGGCATCAAGGTCGTCGTCTCGGGGGACCGCAGCCTGCTCGTCGGGCGGGTCTCGACGCTCACCGAGGACCGCGTCATGCTGCCGATGAGCGACCCGGGCGACTACGCGGCCATCGGCATGACCGTGCGCGACGTCCCGGCCACGCTGCCCGACGGGCGCGCGTTCCGCTCGCAGGGCACCCAGGAGGTGCAGGTCGCGCTGCTCGACGCCGACCCGTCCGGCCCGGCGCAGGTCGCGGCCCTCCAGCGGATCGGCCGGGACGCCGCCGAGCGGCACGCCGCCGACCCGAGCGTGCCGTCGGCCGACCAGGTGCCGTTCCGGATCGACCCGCTGCCGGCCCGGATCACCCTCGCGGAGGCGCACGCGCTGGGCGGCCCGGCGCTCGGGCCCACCGCCGTGCCGGCCGGCGTCGGCGGCGACACCCTCACGCTGCACGGCCTGGACGCGTTCGACCACGGCCCCGGCGTCCTCGTCGTCGGTCCGCGACGGTCCGGACGCAGCACCACGCTCCTCACGGCGGCGACGTCCGCCCTCGACCGCGGCTGGCTGGTCGGCGTCGTCGCCCCCCGGCGCAGCCCTCTCCTCGACCTCGTCGGCCGGCCCGGGGTCGTCGCGCACCTGACGGCCACCATGACCAAGGACGAGGTCGCGGAGGCGCTGGCCACGCTCGTGCCCGCCGACCGCCCCACGCTGCTGGTCGTCGACGACCTCGAGCTCGTCGGCACCGACGGTGCCCTCGCCGACGGGATCGTCGCGCACCTGGGCGCGCTGCGGGACCAGCCCGGCCTCGTCCTGGCCGCGGGCACCGCCGACGACCTCGGCACCGGCTACCGCGGCCCCGCGGCGACCATGAAGAAGTCCCGCACGGGCCTGGTCCTGGCACCGTCGACCGCGAACGACGGCGACCTTCTGGGCGTGCGGCTGCCCCGCTCCGCCCTCGGCGGCACCCTCCCGGGACGCGGCCTGCTGGTCACCGCCGGCGCCCTCCAGCTCGTCCAGGTCCCCGTCCCGTGA
- a CDS encoding WXG100 family type VII secretion target, with protein sequence MAVGAELSTLKQLHRTFQENAAQAAEIKSVVDRGLDSAVWTGRYSDDFRTAWQDYRANLDRLQEALDGAAQDVRTNHNNIAAATGEPDRI encoded by the coding sequence GTGGCCGTTGGCGCCGAGCTCAGCACGCTCAAGCAGCTGCACAGGACCTTCCAGGAGAACGCCGCGCAGGCTGCGGAGATCAAGTCGGTCGTCGACCGCGGTCTGGACAGCGCCGTGTGGACCGGCCGCTACTCCGACGACTTCCGGACGGCGTGGCAGGACTACCGCGCGAACCTGGACCGTCTGCAGGAGGCCCTCGACGGCGCCGCCCAGGACGTGCGGACGAACCACAACAACATCGCGGCCGCCACCGGCGAGCCCGACCGCATCTGA
- a CDS encoding pilus assembly protein TadG-related protein, with protein MTVREDPTPTDGPQRPSGSGLLARLRHDDRGSASSFVVALFVVLLVVAGLVADGGRAVNARVAITDDAEQAARAGADQVDAETLRTTGALVIDPSRATAAATELLAARGYASSRMRVVANTDEVTVTVSDDVPTSLLQLAFIDSFTVEGTASARAVLGIDAELGAGP; from the coding sequence GTGACGGTGCGCGAGGACCCCACCCCGACCGACGGCCCGCAGCGCCCGTCCGGCTCCGGCCTGCTCGCCCGGCTGCGCCACGACGACCGCGGCAGCGCGTCCTCGTTCGTGGTCGCGCTGTTCGTCGTGCTGCTCGTCGTCGCCGGCCTCGTCGCGGACGGCGGCCGCGCCGTCAACGCCCGCGTCGCCATCACCGACGACGCCGAGCAGGCAGCCCGTGCCGGTGCCGACCAGGTCGACGCCGAGACGCTGCGCACCACCGGCGCGCTCGTCATCGACCCGTCCCGCGCGACCGCCGCGGCGACCGAGCTGCTCGCGGCACGCGGGTACGCGTCGTCGCGCATGCGGGTCGTCGCGAACACCGACGAGGTGACCGTGACCGTGAGCGACGACGTCCCCACGTCGTTGCTGCAGTTGGCGTTCATCGACAGCTTCACCGTCGAGGGGACCGCCAGCGCGCGGGCCGTCCTCGGCATCGACGCAGAGCTCGGAGCAGGACCGTGA
- a CDS encoding TadE/TadG family type IV pilus assembly protein: protein MGRARDRRAAGPTTDDRGSMAVEVVVLVPLLLLLALLVVAFGRYVSAEGEVQAMARDAVRAATLERSGDAALAAARATAAAVEPGSLRCAPARLDGLFVAGGQVTVEVSCEVSFSDLGLVGLPGTATVTGTSTAPLDTWRRTGA from the coding sequence ATGGGACGGGCACGCGACCGCCGCGCGGCGGGCCCCACGACCGACGACCGCGGCTCCATGGCCGTCGAGGTCGTCGTGCTCGTGCCGCTGCTGCTGCTCCTGGCGCTGCTCGTCGTCGCGTTCGGCCGCTACGTCTCCGCCGAGGGTGAGGTGCAGGCCATGGCACGCGACGCCGTGCGCGCCGCGACCCTCGAGCGCAGCGGCGACGCCGCGCTCGCCGCGGCCCGCGCCACCGCCGCGGCCGTCGAGCCCGGATCCCTGCGCTGCGCCCCCGCACGGCTCGACGGCCTCTTCGTCGCGGGCGGCCAGGTGACCGTCGAGGTGTCCTGCGAGGTGTCGTTCTCCGACCTCGGACTGGTCGGGCTGCCCGGCACCGCCACGGTGACGGGTACCAGCACGGCACCGCTGGACACGTGGCGACGGACGGGGGCGTGA
- a CDS encoding TadE/TadG family type IV pilus assembly protein has product MTRPHVRRRDDRGASSIEMVLYTPLLMLVIFVIVQLALSWYGNELAGAVARETARVVRTGGGTPESVQEARAHALDYADRIGGASLTDLSVEITRPDDLTVRVVVTGRAVEIVQGLAPRVEATVQGPVEGFRPDS; this is encoded by the coding sequence GTGACCCGACCGCACGTGCGGCGCCGTGACGACCGCGGCGCCAGCTCCATCGAGATGGTGCTGTACACGCCCCTGCTGATGCTCGTGATCTTCGTGATCGTGCAGCTCGCGCTGAGCTGGTACGGCAACGAGCTCGCCGGGGCCGTCGCCCGCGAGACGGCCCGCGTCGTGCGGACCGGCGGGGGCACGCCCGAGTCGGTGCAGGAGGCCCGGGCGCACGCGCTCGACTACGCCGACCGCATCGGCGGCGCGTCCCTCACCGACCTCTCGGTGGAGATCACGCGGCCCGACGACCTCACGGTCCGGGTGGTCGTCACCGGGCGCGCCGTCGAGATCGTGCAGGGCCTGGCTCCCCGGGTGGAGGCCACGGTGCAGGGACCGGTCGAGGGCTTCCGCCCCGACTCATGA
- a CDS encoding type II secretion system F family protein, translated as MTGVLLAGAVAGLGLLVLVLVLAPPPARAGSALARLDRERSEGRRQAGVLRLDPRASRAPAWERTLGRRSAQGMASLGLELGSLRADLAILGTTTDAFLARTVLGATAGLVAPLLVSAVLVTLGVQVAVAVPVVLSLVAALLGGVLPALTVRSSAGRRRRDFRHVVGSFLDLVSMSLAGGRGVPEALQGASEISDGWAMVRIRDALVAARLRGETPWAALGGLGEDLGVDELRDLAAALALVAEDGAKVRDSLAARAGSLRRRELAEAEGRAGESSETMLVAQLLLAVGFLAFLLYPAIVTIMGPQ; from the coding sequence ATGACCGGCGTCCTGCTCGCGGGCGCGGTCGCCGGGCTCGGCCTCCTCGTCCTCGTCCTCGTGCTCGCCCCGCCCCCGGCGCGCGCGGGCAGCGCGCTCGCGCGCCTCGACCGGGAGCGGTCCGAGGGCCGCCGGCAGGCGGGTGTGCTGCGCCTCGACCCGCGGGCGTCCCGCGCCCCCGCGTGGGAGCGCACGCTCGGCCGCCGGTCGGCGCAGGGCATGGCCTCCCTCGGTCTCGAGCTGGGCTCCCTGCGCGCGGACCTGGCGATCCTCGGCACGACCACCGACGCCTTCCTGGCCCGGACGGTGCTGGGCGCGACCGCCGGGCTCGTCGCCCCCTTGCTGGTCAGCGCGGTCCTGGTGACCCTCGGGGTGCAGGTCGCGGTGGCCGTGCCCGTCGTGCTGTCCCTGGTGGCGGCGCTGCTCGGCGGCGTGCTCCCGGCGCTCACCGTGCGGTCGAGCGCGGGGCGCCGGCGCCGCGACTTCCGCCACGTCGTGGGGTCGTTCCTCGATCTCGTCTCGATGAGCCTCGCGGGCGGACGCGGTGTGCCGGAGGCGCTGCAGGGCGCGTCCGAGATCAGCGACGGCTGGGCCATGGTCCGCATCCGCGACGCCCTGGTCGCCGCGCGCCTGCGTGGCGAGACCCCGTGGGCGGCGCTCGGCGGGCTCGGCGAGGACCTCGGCGTGGACGAGCTGCGCGACCTGGCGGCGGCGCTCGCGCTCGTCGCCGAGGACGGCGCGAAGGTCCGCGACTCCCTGGCCGCACGCGCGGGCTCGCTGCGCCGCCGCGAGCTGGCCGAGGCGGAGGGGCGGGCGGGCGAGAGCTCGGAGACCATGCTCGTGGCCCAGCTGCTGCTGGCCGTGGGCTTCCTCGCCTTCCTGCTCTACCCCGCGATCGTCACGATCATGGGCCCCCAGTAG
- a CDS encoding type II secretion system F family protein translates to MAPTTLYAICLGALVGTGVVLLVAALRPRPRTHGEVRHTGRSLADRFGRRGAVAAGLALLVLVLTRWPVAAAAAALLVVAWPALFGGARAEKQSIARIEGLASWTESLRDTIAGAVGLEQAIPATVHAAAPAIQPQLRMLVDRLRVRVPLATALQRLADDLDDPSVDLVVAALILNARLRGPGLRQVLTSLSDAARAELDMRQRVSAGRSSTRRSAQMVMGFSLFVVLGLTLLNPQYVAPYGTFEGQVVLVGVCALFAVAFVWMKRLSGVDVPERFLVATPERGGPPTTTEVAR, encoded by the coding sequence ATGGCACCCACCACGCTGTACGCGATCTGCCTCGGTGCCCTCGTCGGCACCGGTGTCGTGCTGCTCGTCGCCGCGCTGCGGCCACGCCCCCGCACCCACGGCGAGGTGCGGCACACCGGTCGGTCGCTCGCGGACCGGTTCGGCCGGCGCGGCGCCGTCGCGGCCGGGCTGGCGCTGCTCGTGCTGGTGCTCACGCGCTGGCCCGTCGCCGCCGCGGCCGCGGCGCTGCTCGTCGTCGCGTGGCCCGCGCTCTTCGGAGGGGCTCGCGCCGAGAAGCAGTCCATCGCGCGCATCGAGGGCCTGGCGTCCTGGACGGAGTCGCTGCGCGACACCATCGCCGGGGCCGTCGGCCTGGAGCAGGCGATCCCCGCGACCGTGCACGCCGCCGCGCCGGCGATCCAGCCGCAGCTGCGCATGCTCGTCGACCGCCTGCGCGTGCGGGTCCCGCTCGCCACGGCCCTGCAGCGGCTCGCGGACGACCTCGACGACCCCAGCGTCGACCTCGTGGTGGCTGCGCTCATCCTCAACGCGCGGCTGCGCGGGCCGGGTCTGCGGCAGGTCCTGACGTCGTTGTCCGACGCCGCCCGTGCCGAGCTCGACATGCGTCAGCGCGTGTCCGCCGGCCGGTCCTCCACGCGTCGCTCGGCGCAGATGGTCATGGGCTTCTCGCTGTTCGTGGTGCTCGGTCTGACCCTGCTCAACCCGCAGTACGTCGCGCCGTACGGCACCTTCGAGGGACAGGTCGTCCTCGTCGGCGTGTGCGCCCTGTTCGCCGTCGCCTTCGTGTGGATGAAGCGGCTGTCGGGCGTCGACGTGCCAGAGCGGTTCCTCGTCGCGACGCCCGAGCGCGGCGGGCCACCCACCACGACGGAGGTCGCTCGATGA
- a CDS encoding CpaF family protein, whose amino-acid sequence MPVDQTLVRRLREEVADTLARHRRDEAVAGNPPMSAQDERQFARAVINRVLDAHARTEVGAGRTPLSPVEEEEAASGIHAALFGVGRLQPLLDDLDVENIDINGCDQVFVQYADGREVKAPPVAESDEELVELIQVLGAYSGLSSRPFDSANAQLDIRLPDGSRMSAVMDVCARPSVSIRRSRLSRVHLDDLVRFGSVTPEIAAFLSAAVAARKNIMIAGATNAGKTTMLRALANEIGPHERLITVERALELGLGEFADLHPNVVAFEERLPNSEGNGAITMAELVRRSLRMNPSRVIVGEVLGDEIVTMLNAMSQGNDGSLSTIHANSSIEVFNRISTYAIQSSERLPVEATMMLIAGAIDFVVFVQKQNQYLDGGRLRRYVASIREVNGIDGRVLSSEVFAPGPDGVAVPAAPISCMDELAAVGYSPGLAPARGF is encoded by the coding sequence ATGCCTGTCGACCAGACCCTGGTCCGCCGTCTGCGCGAGGAGGTCGCCGACACCCTCGCCCGCCACCGCCGCGACGAGGCGGTGGCCGGCAACCCGCCGATGTCCGCGCAGGACGAGCGGCAGTTCGCCCGCGCCGTCATCAACCGGGTGCTCGACGCCCACGCACGCACCGAGGTCGGTGCGGGGCGCACGCCGCTGTCCCCCGTCGAGGAGGAGGAGGCCGCGTCGGGCATCCACGCCGCCCTCTTCGGGGTCGGTCGGCTCCAGCCGCTGCTCGACGACCTCGACGTCGAGAACATCGACATCAACGGGTGCGACCAGGTGTTCGTGCAGTACGCGGACGGCCGCGAGGTCAAGGCGCCACCGGTCGCGGAGAGCGACGAGGAGCTCGTCGAGCTCATCCAGGTGCTCGGCGCGTACTCCGGCCTGTCGAGCCGGCCGTTCGACTCCGCGAACGCCCAGCTCGACATCCGGCTGCCCGACGGCTCGCGCATGTCCGCGGTGATGGACGTGTGCGCCCGCCCGTCGGTGTCGATCCGCCGGTCGCGGCTCTCGCGCGTGCACCTCGACGACCTCGTGCGGTTCGGCTCCGTGACGCCCGAGATCGCGGCGTTCCTCTCCGCCGCCGTCGCGGCCCGCAAGAACATCATGATCGCCGGCGCGACCAACGCCGGGAAGACGACGATGCTGCGGGCGCTGGCCAACGAGATCGGCCCCCACGAGCGGCTCATCACGGTCGAGCGTGCGCTCGAGCTCGGGCTCGGGGAGTTCGCCGACCTCCACCCCAACGTCGTGGCCTTCGAGGAGCGCCTGCCCAACTCCGAGGGCAACGGTGCCATCACCATGGCCGAGCTGGTGCGCCGCAGCCTGCGCATGAACCCCAGCCGGGTCATCGTCGGCGAGGTCCTCGGCGACGAGATCGTCACCATGCTCAACGCGATGAGCCAGGGCAACGACGGCTCGCTGTCCACGATCCACGCGAACAGCTCGATCGAGGTCTTCAACCGCATCTCGACGTACGCGATCCAGTCGTCCGAGCGGCTGCCGGTCGAGGCGACGATGATGCTCATCGCGGGTGCGATCGACTTCGTGGTGTTCGTGCAGAAGCAGAACCAGTACCTCGACGGCGGGCGGCTGCGCCGCTACGTCGCGAGCATCCGGGAGGTCAACGGCATCGACGGCCGGGTGCTGTCGAGCGAGGTGTTCGCGCCCGGCCCCGACGGGGTCGCCGTGCCGGCCGCCCCCATCTCGTGCATGGACGAGCTGGCGGCCGTCGGGTACAGCCCGGGACTCGCCCCGGCGCGGGGGTTCTGA
- a CDS encoding SAF domain-containing protein, producing the protein MSTSTSRTETGPGGRTRTGRPSTPTTGDRLPPPPRERRPLLAAFAVLLIVGGAAVAGLLAVRADSRVPVLVAAEDIPAGEEITADRLRTVAVAAEGTLLVPADQEQVVVGQYARRPISAGQLLDSTMLTNLSTLSAGRVAVGASLAVGRVPALGLQPGDVVQLVRVVDGQGEVLVPDALVSSAVTAGDSGASSVVATFIVDEADGPAVAGVGAEGQLAAVLVTRGVPSEEG; encoded by the coding sequence GTGAGCACCAGTACGAGCAGGACCGAGACCGGGCCGGGTGGGCGTACCCGCACCGGTCGACCGTCGACCCCGACCACCGGTGACCGGCTGCCCCCGCCGCCGCGGGAGCGCCGGCCCCTGCTCGCCGCGTTCGCGGTGCTGCTGATCGTCGGCGGCGCCGCCGTGGCGGGGCTGCTCGCCGTGCGCGCCGACTCCCGCGTCCCCGTGCTCGTCGCCGCGGAGGACATCCCCGCCGGCGAGGAGATCACCGCCGACCGGCTGCGGACCGTCGCCGTCGCCGCGGAGGGCACGTTGCTCGTCCCCGCCGACCAGGAGCAGGTCGTCGTGGGGCAGTACGCCCGCCGACCCATCTCCGCCGGCCAGCTCCTCGACTCGACGATGCTGACGAACCTCAGCACGTTGTCCGCCGGTCGCGTCGCCGTCGGAGCCTCGCTCGCCGTGGGTCGGGTGCCCGCGCTCGGGCTCCAGCCCGGCGACGTCGTGCAGCTCGTGCGGGTCGTCGACGGCCAGGGCGAGGTGCTCGTCCCCGACGCGCTCGTCAGCTCGGCCGTCACGGCGGGCGACAGCGGTGCCAGCTCCGTCGTGGCGACGTTCATCGTCGACGAGGCCGACGGCCCCGCCGTCGCCGGCGTCGGCGCCGAGGGGCAGCTCGCGGCCGTGCTCGTCACGCGCGGCGTGCCGTCCGAGGAGGGCTGA